From the Danio aesculapii chromosome 9, fDanAes4.1, whole genome shotgun sequence genome, one window contains:
- the mmadhcb gene encoding metabolism of cobalamin associated Db — translation MASVLCSRARLVTYLPGLHVLVHRVVGARSFSGASGSDEPHLNTTTPDIAPRTVWPDESMGPFGPQDKRFQLPGNVGFDCHLESPVEQRTTSVHSVMPDVLTAQSNNQRHDFILAQFINELNEDDETSTAKNMDKAEQFFDHSSVECAIQSCPELLKKDFESMFPEAPSTGMMVVTVTQRTQNDMTAWTEQVDQEREELLAKFIEGAKEICHALRNEGFWADFIDPSSGLAYFGSYTNNTLFETDDRYRHLGFQIEDLGCCKVIRHVMWGTHAFVGTLFTSAPSNSQIMKKLQGDLS, via the exons ATGGCCAGT GTGCTCTGCAGCAGAGCTCGGCTGGTGACGTACCTGCCAGGGCTTCATGTTCTAGTTCATCGTGTTGTTGGAGCCCGAAGTTTCTCTGGGGCGTCAGGATCAGATGAGCCACACCTGAACACCACAACTCCTGATATTG CACCAAGGACTGTGTGGCCAGATGAGAGCATGGGCCCATTTGGACCTCAGGATAAACGTTTCCAGTTGCCGGGTAATGTGGGTTTTGACTGTCATTTGGAGAGTCCAGTGGAGCAGAGAACCACTTCGGTCCATAGTGTAATGCCAGATGTGCTCACTGCTCAGTCCAACAACCAGAGACACGACTTCATCCTGGCCCAGTTCATCAATGAGCTTAAT gaaGATGATGAAACATCCACAGCAAAGAACATGGATAAAGCAGAGCAGTTTTTTGATCACTCCAGTGTGGAGTGTGCCATTCAGTCCTGCCCTGAATTGTTAAAGAAAG ATTTTGAGTCCATGTTTCCTGAGGCCCCGTCGACTGGCATGATGGTGGTCACTgtgacacagaggacacagaaCGACATGACGGCCTGGACTGAGCAAGTGGACCAGGAGAGAGAAGAGCTGCTGGCTAAA TTTATTGAAGGTGCAAAGGAGATTTGCCATGCTCTTCGAAATGAAGGATTCTGGGCCGATTTTATAGACCCATCATCTGGACTTGCA TACTTCGGTTCATACACCAACAACACGCTCTTTGAAACTGATGACCGGTATCGGCATTTAGGCTTTCAGATCGAGGACCTGGGCTGTTGTAAAGTGATTCGACATGTGATGTGGGGGACACACGCTTTTGTAGGTACGCTTTTCACCTCGGCTCCATCCAACAGCCAGATCATGAAGAAGCTACAAGGGGACCTGAGTTAA